DNA from Prunus persica cultivar Lovell chromosome G6, Prunus_persica_NCBIv2, whole genome shotgun sequence:
TATCGAACCTAATGCCTTAAATGTATAAGTAAATATTCTTAACCATTTAAGCTACAAATAACTTGCATTGAACTAGTTTTTTAGTTGAATAACTAATCAAGAGTGAGATTCTGCTCTTCGCAAAATGGTTGGTAACAAAATGGTTACAGGCCATTGTTCACAAGAAGACAGTAAGTGGTACATGATAAGGTCCCCCATTGCCTAGTGTCTGATTAAATTCTAAGCAACCGCTCAGCCAATTACTAACGACATGCAGGTAGTCAGTTTgagtctctttctctctctctctctctctctctctctctctctctctctctctctctctgtctgtgTCTCTGGGGGGGTGTTAGGTGAGGGGACAACACAGACGCTAATGACTATGAAATTAGgtcatgaaatatgaaataatctcaccaGAACTTTGGTTGCTACTCCAGAAAGAGCAACTATTAAACAGTACGACCTAGCCACTTAAAGTATGAGAAAGGGACAAGCAACTGCTAATCAAACTTTAGCCTCCCCATAATTTTACAAAAGATCAAAGATCTTATAGATTTTCACTTTTGGatgttttgcttttggtttctcttataaacaaacaaagaccACATGGGAAAGTGATGGTCCCATTTGTGCATACCTCTCTGCAATTATGAGGGTTGGAGAGAACTGGTAGTAATTTATCAACCTTCTAAATAGTTAGGCAAGGACCAACAAAAATGGGACCCATCAGGACTTGTTTTGATTTGATGACTTTTAGATACTAAAAAGCCATTTTCAAGTGCAAATCCCATGACCCAATTTGCATGTAAAGGCCCTTCATGAAAGTCATCACTGAAACTGAGAGAAAAATGATGATGACATGAGTGGTAATTTATGAGTAGCAGAAAACATGTTCACCTTTTCTCTAGCAAAAAAtgcatttaaagaaaataagacaaGAACAAATGGTGTCAAATTAGGATTTAGAACATCCTTGAAAGACAATATAGAGATGCTTTTGCAGAGGTATTTATGGAGGTGAGAGGAGATAAGAGTGCATGAACAGGGAAGTAAAGAAGGGCCAGCACAACTTCAACTGCCAGGCTCAGAGGTTCCTTGGAGTAGCATTtaagactctctctctctctctgtgcacTTGATCTTCATTGCACACCACCTGTATACTGATATACCCACCCAAAGGTccttttacaaagaaaaaaaagaagatgatgtaTAAACAGAAAGTTAGATTGGTGCCTTGATGGTTTTTggttgagagagaaaaatgggATACAGTTTTCAGATTCTCCACATGATTTTCATcgtatcttttttcttttcattaccCAATGCTCACATTATTACTGCTGATGCTTTACCAGATGCAGCAAGGGACTTCAGTGTTCATGGCCTACAACAAATGTCTTCCATGGAGGACAATATTGATGGGATCCAAAGCCTGCACATTGGGAAAGTTTCAGGGGAAGATGAGAATAAAGAGAATGCAATCTCAGTTGTGGAAAAGTTCAGAGCTTTACTTGGTTTGAAgagcttccaaaagaaaatgccATCAGTTGGTGACACTGAAAATGTGTCTCCATCACCTTCTCCATCACCCTTCAGTGAAGCTGAGGCTCCAAGTCCTGCTCCTGCTCCTGCTCCTGTGCTGCACATCCATGCACATTCACATCCTCCACATCGCTTGCACTCAATCCCAAAGCCTCACACAATTCCAAGGGAGGATAAAGGCAGAATCACAAGGATACTTGTAGCAGTTCTTGTTTCTGCAGGGGCTGCCACTGTGATTTGTGTCCTTAGCCTCATTTGGGCTTGCAGGAAGTACAAAAAAGCCAAGAAGAAACCCACAAGAGCTATTTCAGTGTACAGCAAAAAGGGAGGAGCAAGAGGTGGATCAAAGTATGGTAGTTCCCAAAAATCTGCAAGCAAGGTGAGCTTAAACCCTGGCACCACTGATCTCATGTATATTGAATCATTAAGCATGGATTTAGAGCAACAACAGCTTTCGTGTCCCAAGGAAACATGTGAAACTGtaaacacatcaccaaatctTAGCACAGCAAGATGTACATTGCGTGAGAGGGAAGAGTCAAACCAAGAACTGGTAAAATCAGAATTTGATGACAATGCTAGTAGTAGTTCTTCCACAAGGGAAATTATGTCTGTTCATGAGGATATTGCAGAGCCAATCAAATATGAATCTAATTGTGCTAATTCCCCAACTAGGGAAAAAGTTATTCCCATTGATTCTTATTCCTCTGAAGATGAATCATTCCATTCTTTTGGAGACTCAAATTCATCAAATATCCGGCTTTCGAATGCTTCAGCAGGTACTCTAGGTGATGCATCAGACATTCTCTCCACAAATGTGTCAAACAGAGAACCTTGTTTAGCACCCTCTTTTATGAACTTACCAGATCAACCAGCAACCCCAAACCAAAACCCAACTCCAGTTCTGGATTTACTGTCTCCAAGAAATGCAGAACACAAGATACCAACTGCACCATGCTCTTTCAATTGTGAAAAGAATTTCACAGCCCCTCCAGCACCACCCCCTCCACCCCCACCCCCAATCATACATTTTCCTCATTTCCATCTTTCTTCTAGTTCAGCTAGAATTGCATCCAAAGCTTCATGCTCTTCTTCTACATTGCCAAATCTATCATCTCCAAGACAATCAGATTCTTCTTCTGGATCAAACCAAACCCCAGAAGGTGGATTTTCGGTTTCGCCTCAAAACCCCTCTGGACCTTCAGAAACTCCACCTCCTATTCCTCCACCACCCTGCCCACCTCCCTTTTCAAAAGTAATTAATAGCTTATCCAGAGGTCCACCTCCTCCGCCACTCCCTCAATCTACACCATTGGGAAAAGATGGAACTCCATTGCCTAAACTGAAGCCGTTGCACTGGGATAAAGTTAGAGCTGCACCTGACCATTCTATGGTGTGGGACAAACTGAGATCAAGCTCATTTGAGTAAGTGACATTATGTTGTAGCTTACAATTTGTCTTCCTCCTTTTCTGTTTAAATCTGAACAAATCATGTGTCTTGAAACAGGTTGGATGAGGAAATGATTGAGTCACTTTTTGGGTACAATCTACAAGGCACAATGAAGAATGATGAAGCAAAAAGCAAGAGCCCTTCTCCAAGCAAGCATGTGCTTGAGCCAAAGAGACTACAAAACATAACCATACTCTCAAAAGCCCTGAATTCTACTGCTGAGCAAGTATGTGAAGCACTTCTACAAGGTATGCAACTCCTAATCTTACATAACCTGTACCATAAACAATCAAAATCAAGGGTCTGTCATGAAGCTTTGAGGTTATCAGAAAGTAACAATTTGATATGAACCAAAATGAAATTCTATATAAATGTCCTGTGAAGTACCTGAAGTCCTATTGTTGGCATTTGGATAGGTCCGATAGGCTCATAATTGCCTAGCAGGGAATGATCAAAGATAAATGCCCTCTACATTTCTAGCCAACATATTATAAACTTCATGTCATTTAACAACATTAAGATATTAACAGGAAACGGCTTGGGTTTACAACAACTGGAAGCACTTGTAAGGATGGAACCCACCAAGGAAGAAGAGGCTAAGCTCTCTGGCTACAAAGGAGACATCAATGAACTAGGATCAGCAGAGAAGTTTGTGAAGGCAGTGCTTAAAGTACCCTTTGCCTTTCTACGAGTCGAAGCGATGCTTTACAGAGAAACCTTCGAAGATGAGGTGGTTCATCTCAGGAACTCCTTTTCAGTGCTAGAGGTAACCACCAAACCACATTATGCAGCAAGAAGTACATTTGAGCACAAACTAATCTCTTCCTTTTGTTTAATCATAATATTATAGGAGGCCTGCAAGGAACTGAGGTCAAGCAGGCTCTTCTTGAAGCTACTCGAAGCGGTGTTGAAAACAGGCAACCGTATGAATGTGGGAACTATCAGAGGAGGTGCTAAAGCATTCAAGCTAGACACTCTCCTCAAGCTCTCTGATGTAAAAGGAACTGATGGAAAGACTACCTTGTTACATTTTGTTGTCCAAGAAATAATAAGGGCAGAAGGGATCAGAGTCTCAGATAGCATAATGGGGAGGATCagccagaaaaacaaaatcataactctagaagagaaggaagaagattaCAGAAGAATGGGGCTAGACCTTGTTTCTGGTCTCAGCACTGAGCTCTACAATGTGAAGAAGACAGCTACACTAGACTTAGATGTTCTTGCAAGCAGTGTCTCAAATCTATCAGATGGGATGGCCAAAATAAAACATCTAATACACAAGGAGCTATGCATGGATGAAAAAAGTGGGAATTTGATAAGTTCCATGAAATCTTTCATAAACTATGCAGAGAAAAGCTTGAAAGAGTTGCAGGGTGATGAGAACAGGGTCCTGTCACATGTGAAAGAGATCACAGAGTATTTTCATGGGAATGTGAGCAAAGAAGAAGCCAACCCACTTAGGATATTTGTGATTGTTAGAGACTTTTTGGGCATGTTAGATCATGTTTGTAAAGAGCTTAGGAGCTCAAAAGCCGCACGTACTCCAAATCCTCTTGCTCCATTCCGATAGATTTTATTGTTTGATGTGTTCATAAGATGCAAGCATTCTATTCTTTAAGCTGGTTTTGAATAATTTCAATTGAATTAGTTACTTTACCTTAAGGTTGTGCTGGGTTAAATTTGTTATCCAACCCGTGAATATGTAAATGTGGAATATGCCAATTGATTAGATAAAATAAAGACGAATAATCcataaatttttaatgttaCAATCCAAATATCTCATCTGAACCCCTGAGTACGCAAATGTGAACTATATCAGTTAATGAGAGGAGTGTGTTCACCTATTTGCATATGAGTTTGAACCCTTTCCCCGTAGATTAGGGTAATTTGGAATATCGACTTGTCACGTGACGTCATGTTGGATAGGTTTGGGCCTACATAATGTCAGCGATCATGGGCCAAAGCAACACAAAGGAATTGTAGTCCAGCTCAGCCCAAACTCAATGACCCTATTGGGCCTTTTGACAGCTGAAACATGCCCCGAGCTTCTTATTCTTTCAGACAATACCCAATTTAGCCTTCAACCGGCATTTATCCTCGCGCCTTTTTCCCCTTCTGCACAATTCAAGAAGCATCCGGATTTCATCAGAACCCACGTGTCAACTCCAATGGGAGCTTTGACATGTCCCGGTCGCAAGGCAACAACAAACGCTGATGCA
Protein-coding regions in this window:
- the LOC18773471 gene encoding formin-like protein 11, giving the protein MGYSFQILHMIFIVSFFFSLPNAHIITADALPDAARDFSVHGLQQMSSMEDNIDGIQSLHIGKVSGEDENKENAISVVEKFRALLGLKSFQKKMPSVGDTENVSPSPSPSPFSEAEAPSPAPAPAPVLHIHAHSHPPHRLHSIPKPHTIPREDKGRITRILVAVLVSAGAATVICVLSLIWACRKYKKAKKKPTRAISVYSKKGGARGGSKYGSSQKSASKVSLNPGTTDLMYIESLSMDLEQQQLSCPKETCETVNTSPNLSTARCTLREREESNQELVKSEFDDNASSSSSTREIMSVHEDIAEPIKYESNCANSPTREKVIPIDSYSSEDESFHSFGDSNSSNIRLSNASAGTLGDASDILSTNVSNREPCLAPSFMNLPDQPATPNQNPTPVLDLLSPRNAEHKIPTAPCSFNCEKNFTAPPAPPPPPPPPIIHFPHFHLSSSSARIASKASCSSSTLPNLSSPRQSDSSSGSNQTPEGGFSVSPQNPSGPSETPPPIPPPPCPPPFSKVINSLSRGPPPPPLPQSTPLGKDGTPLPKLKPLHWDKVRAAPDHSMVWDKLRSSSFELDEEMIESLFGYNLQGTMKNDEAKSKSPSPSKHVLEPKRLQNITILSKALNSTAEQVCEALLQGNGLGLQQLEALVRMEPTKEEEAKLSGYKGDINELGSAEKFVKAVLKVPFAFLRVEAMLYRETFEDEVVHLRNSFSVLEEACKELRSSRLFLKLLEAVLKTGNRMNVGTIRGGAKAFKLDTLLKLSDVKGTDGKTTLLHFVVQEIIRAEGIRVSDSIMGRISQKNKIITLEEKEEDYRRMGLDLVSGLSTELYNVKKTATLDLDVLASSVSNLSDGMAKIKHLIHKELCMDEKSGNLISSMKSFINYAEKSLKELQGDENRVLSHVKEITEYFHGNVSKEEANPLRIFVIVRDFLGMLDHVCKELRSSKAARTPNPLAPFR